The Symphalangus syndactylus isolate Jambi chromosome 23, NHGRI_mSymSyn1-v2.1_pri, whole genome shotgun sequence genome has a window encoding:
- the MSH5 gene encoding mutS protein homolog 5 isoform X8, whose protein sequence is MASLGANPRRTPQGPGPEAASSGFPSPAPVPSPREAEEEEEELAEIHLCVLWNSGYLGIAYYDTSDSTIHFMPDAPDHESLKLLQRVLDEINPQSVVTSAKQDENMTRFLGKLASQEHREPKRPEIIFLPSVDFGLEISKQRLLSGNYSFIPDSMTATEKILFLSSIIPFDCLLTVRALGGLLKFLGRRRIGVELEDYNVSVPILGFKKFMLTHLVNIDQDTYSVLQIFKSESHPSVYKVASGLKEGLSLFGILNRCRCKWGEKLLRLWFTRPTHDLGELNSRLDVIQFFLLPQNLDMAQMLHRLLGHIKNVPLILKRMKLSHTKVSDWQVLYKTVYSALGLRDACRSLPQSIQLFRDIAQEFSDDLHHIASLIGKVVDFEGSLAENRFTVLPNIDPEIDEKKRRLMGLPNFLTEVARKELENLDSRIPSCSVIYIPLIGFLLSIPRLPSMVEASDFEINGLDFMFLSEEKLHYRSARTKELDALLGDLHCEIRDQETLLMYQLQCQVLARAAVLTRVLDLASRLDVLLALASAAQDYGYSRPRYSPQVLGVRIQNGRHPLMELCARTFVPNSTECGGDKGRVKVITGPNSSGKSIYLKQQVAKAVNNATAQSLVLIDEFGKGTNTVDGLALLAAVLRHWLARGPTCPHIFVATNFLSLVQLQLLPRGPLVQYLTMETCEDGNDLVFFYQVCEGVAKASHASHTAAQAGLPDKLVARGKEVSDLIRSGKPIKPVKDLLKKNQMENCQTLVDKFMKLDLEDPNLDLNVFMSQEVLPAATSIL, encoded by the exons ATGGCCTCCTTAGGAGCGAACCCAAGGAGGACACCGCAGGGACCGGGACCTGAGGCGGCCTCCTCCGGCTTCCCCAGCCCGGCCCCAGTGCCGAGCCCCAGGGAGGccgaagaggaggaggaggagctggccGAG ATCCATCTGTGTGTGCTGTGGAATTCAGGATACTTGGGCATTGCCTACTATGATACTAGTGACTCCACTATCCACTTCATGCCAGATGCCCCAGACCACGAGAGCCTCAAGCTTCTCCAGAGAG TTCTGGATGAGATCAATCCCCAGTCTGTTGTTACGAGTGCCAAACAGGATGAGAATATGACTCGATTTCTGGGAAAGCTTG CCTCCCAGGAGCACAGAGAGCCTAAAAGACCTGAAATCATATTTTTGCCAagtgtggattttg GTCTGGAGATAAGCAAACAACGTCTCCTTTCTGGAAACTACTCCTTCATCCCAGACTCCATGACTGCCACTGAGaaaatcctcttcctctcctccattATTCCCTTTGACTGCCTCCTCACA gttcgagcactTGGAGGGCTGCTGAAGTTCCTGGGTCGAAGAAGAATCGGGGTTGAACTGGAAGACTATAATGTCAGCGTCCCTATCCTGGGCTTTAAGAAATTTATGTT GACTCATCTGGTGAACATAGATCAAGACACTTACAG TGTTCTACAGATTTTTAAGAGTGAGTCTCACCCCTCAGTGTACAAAGTGGCCAGTGGACTGAAGGAGGGGCTCAGCCTCTTTG GAATCCTCAACAGATGCCGCTGTAAGTGGGGCGAGAAGCTGCTCAG GCTATGGTTCACACGTCCGACTCATGACCTGGGGGAACTCAATTCTCGTCTGGATGTCATTCAGTTTTTTCTGCTGCCCCAGAATCTGGACATGGCTCAGATGCTGCATCGGCTCCTGGGTCACATCAAGAACGTGCCT CTGATTCTGAAACGCATGAAGTTGTCCCACACCAAGGTCAGCGACTGGCAAGTTCTCTACAAG ACTGTGTACAGTGCCCTGGGCCTGAGGGATGCCTGCCGCTCCCTGCCACAGTCCATCCAGCTCTTTCGGGACATTGCCCAAGAGTTCTCTGATGACCTGCACCATATCGCCAGCCTCATTGGGAAAGTA GTGGACTTTGAGGGCAGCCTTGCTGAAAATCGCTTCACAGTCCTCCCCAACATAGATCCTGAAATTGATGAGA AAAAGAGAAGACTGATGGGACTTCCCAATTTCCTTACTGAGGTTGCCCGCAAGGAGCTGGAGAATCTGGACTCCCGTATTCCTTCATGCAGTGTCATCTACATCCCTCTG ATCGGCTTCCTTCTTTCTATTCCCCGCCTGCCTTCCATGGTAGAGGCCAGTGACTTTGAGATTAATGGACTGGACTTCATG TTTCTCTCAGAGGAGAAGCTACACTATCGTAGTGCCCGAACCAAGGAGCTGGATGCATTGCTGGGGGACCTGCACTGCGAGATCCGGG ACCAGGAGACGCTGCTGATGTACCAGCTGCAGTGCCAGGTGCTGGCACGAGCAGCTGTCTTAACCCGAGTATTGGACCTTGCCTCCCGCCTGGACGTCCTGCTGGCTCTTGCCAGTGCTGCCCAGGACTATGGCTACTCAAGGCCGCGTTACTCCCCACAAGTCCTTGGGGTACGAATCCAGAATGGCAG ACATCCTCTGATGGAACTCTGTGCCCGAACCTTTGTGCCCAACTCCACAGAATGTGGTGGGGACAAAGGGAGGGTCAAAGTCATCACTGGACCCAACTCATCAGGGAAGAGCATATACCTCAAACAG CAGGTGGCGAAAGCAGTGAACAATGCCACTGCACAGTCGCTGGTCCTCATTGATGAATTTGGAAAGGGAACCAATACG GTGGATGGGCTCGCGCTTCTGGCTGCTGTGCTCCGACACTGGCTGGCACGTGGACCCACATGCCCCCACATCTTTGTGGCCACCAACTTTCTGAGCCTTGTTCAGCTACAGCTGCTGCCACGAGGGCCCCTGGTGCAGTATTTG aCCATGGAGACCTGTGAGGATGGCAACGACCTTGTCTTCTTCTATCAGGTTTGCGAAGGTGTTGCGAAGGCCAGCCATGCCTCCCAcacagctgcccaggctgggcttcctGACAAGCTTGTGGCTCGTGGCAAGGAG GTCTCAGACTTGATCCGCAGTGGAAAACCCATCAAGCCTGTCAAGGATTTGctaaagaagaaccaaatggaaaa ttGCCAGACATTAGTGGATAAGTTTATGAAACTGGATTTGGAGGATCCTAACCTGGACTTGAACGTTTTCATGAGCCAGGAAGTGCTGCCTGCTGCCACCAGCATCCTCTGA
- the MSH5 gene encoding mutS protein homolog 5 isoform X5, with product MRAHLAHAPARSSCRLAAVGQRGVLPRVATQIHLCVLWNSGYLGIAYYDTSDSTIHFMPDAPDHESLKLLQRVLDEINPQSVVTSAKQDENMTRFLGKLASQEHREPKRPEIIFLPSVDFGLEISKQRLLSGNYSFIPDSMTATEKILFLSSIIPFDCLLTVRALGGLLKFLGRRRIGVELEDYNVSVPILGFKKFMLTHLVNIDQDTYSVLQIFKSESHPSVYKVASGLKEGLSLFGILNRCRCKWGEKLLRLWFTRPTHDLGELNSRLDVIQFFLLPQNLDMAQMLHRLLGHIKNVPLILKRMKLSHTKVSDWQVLYKTVYSALGLRDACRSLPQSIQLFRDIAQEFSDDLHHIASLIGKVVDFEGSLAENRFTVLPNIDPEIDEKKRRLMGLPNFLTEVARKELENLDSRIPSCSVIYIPLIGFLLSIPRLPSMVEASDFEINGLDFMFLSEEKLHYRSARTKELDALLGDLHCEIRDQETLLMYQLQCQVLARAAVLTRVLDLASRLDVLLALASAAQDYGYSRPRYSPQVLGVRIQNGRHPLMELCARTFVPNSTECGGDKGRVKVITGPNSSGKSIYLKQVGLITFMALVGSFVPAEEAEIGAVDAIFTRIHSCESISLGLSTFMIDLNQVAKAVNNATAQSLVLIDEFGKGTNTVDGLALLAAVLRHWLARGPTCPHIFVATNFLSLVQLQLLPRGPLVQYLTMETCEDGNDLVFFYQVCEGVAKASHASHTAAQAGLPDKLVARGKEVSDLIRSGKPIKPVKDLLKKNQMENCQTLVDKFMKLDLEDPNLDLNVFMSQEVLPAATSIL from the exons ATGCGCGCGCACCTCGCTCACGCGCCGGCGCGCTCCTCCTGCAGGCTCGCCGCGGTCGGTCAGCGGGGCGTTCTCCCGCGTGTCGCGACTCAG ATCCATCTGTGTGTGCTGTGGAATTCAGGATACTTGGGCATTGCCTACTATGATACTAGTGACTCCACTATCCACTTCATGCCAGATGCCCCAGACCACGAGAGCCTCAAGCTTCTCCAGAGAG TTCTGGATGAGATCAATCCCCAGTCTGTTGTTACGAGTGCCAAACAGGATGAGAATATGACTCGATTTCTGGGAAAGCTTG CCTCCCAGGAGCACAGAGAGCCTAAAAGACCTGAAATCATATTTTTGCCAagtgtggattttg GTCTGGAGATAAGCAAACAACGTCTCCTTTCTGGAAACTACTCCTTCATCCCAGACTCCATGACTGCCACTGAGaaaatcctcttcctctcctccattATTCCCTTTGACTGCCTCCTCACA gttcgagcactTGGAGGGCTGCTGAAGTTCCTGGGTCGAAGAAGAATCGGGGTTGAACTGGAAGACTATAATGTCAGCGTCCCTATCCTGGGCTTTAAGAAATTTATGTT GACTCATCTGGTGAACATAGATCAAGACACTTACAG TGTTCTACAGATTTTTAAGAGTGAGTCTCACCCCTCAGTGTACAAAGTGGCCAGTGGACTGAAGGAGGGGCTCAGCCTCTTTG GAATCCTCAACAGATGCCGCTGTAAGTGGGGCGAGAAGCTGCTCAG GCTATGGTTCACACGTCCGACTCATGACCTGGGGGAACTCAATTCTCGTCTGGATGTCATTCAGTTTTTTCTGCTGCCCCAGAATCTGGACATGGCTCAGATGCTGCATCGGCTCCTGGGTCACATCAAGAACGTGCCT CTGATTCTGAAACGCATGAAGTTGTCCCACACCAAGGTCAGCGACTGGCAAGTTCTCTACAAG ACTGTGTACAGTGCCCTGGGCCTGAGGGATGCCTGCCGCTCCCTGCCACAGTCCATCCAGCTCTTTCGGGACATTGCCCAAGAGTTCTCTGATGACCTGCACCATATCGCCAGCCTCATTGGGAAAGTA GTGGACTTTGAGGGCAGCCTTGCTGAAAATCGCTTCACAGTCCTCCCCAACATAGATCCTGAAATTGATGAGA AAAAGAGAAGACTGATGGGACTTCCCAATTTCCTTACTGAGGTTGCCCGCAAGGAGCTGGAGAATCTGGACTCCCGTATTCCTTCATGCAGTGTCATCTACATCCCTCTG ATCGGCTTCCTTCTTTCTATTCCCCGCCTGCCTTCCATGGTAGAGGCCAGTGACTTTGAGATTAATGGACTGGACTTCATG TTTCTCTCAGAGGAGAAGCTACACTATCGTAGTGCCCGAACCAAGGAGCTGGATGCATTGCTGGGGGACCTGCACTGCGAGATCCGGG ACCAGGAGACGCTGCTGATGTACCAGCTGCAGTGCCAGGTGCTGGCACGAGCAGCTGTCTTAACCCGAGTATTGGACCTTGCCTCCCGCCTGGACGTCCTGCTGGCTCTTGCCAGTGCTGCCCAGGACTATGGCTACTCAAGGCCGCGTTACTCCCCACAAGTCCTTGGGGTACGAATCCAGAATGGCAG ACATCCTCTGATGGAACTCTGTGCCCGAACCTTTGTGCCCAACTCCACAGAATGTGGTGGGGACAAAGGGAGGGTCAAAGTCATCACTGGACCCAACTCATCAGGGAAGAGCATATACCTCAAACAG GTAGGCTTGATCACATTCATGGCCCTGGTAGGCAGCTTTGTGCCAGCAGAGGAGGCCGAAATTGGGGCAGTAGACGCCATCTTCACACGAATTcatagctgtgaatccatctccCTTGGCCTCTCCACCTTCATGATCGACCTCAACCAG GTGGCGAAAGCAGTGAACAATGCCACTGCACAGTCGCTGGTCCTCATTGATGAATTTGGAAAGGGAACCAATACG GTGGATGGGCTCGCGCTTCTGGCTGCTGTGCTCCGACACTGGCTGGCACGTGGACCCACATGCCCCCACATCTTTGTGGCCACCAACTTTCTGAGCCTTGTTCAGCTACAGCTGCTGCCACGAGGGCCCCTGGTGCAGTATTTG aCCATGGAGACCTGTGAGGATGGCAACGACCTTGTCTTCTTCTATCAGGTTTGCGAAGGTGTTGCGAAGGCCAGCCATGCCTCCCAcacagctgcccaggctgggcttcctGACAAGCTTGTGGCTCGTGGCAAGGAG GTCTCAGACTTGATCCGCAGTGGAAAACCCATCAAGCCTGTCAAGGATTTGctaaagaagaaccaaatggaaaa ttGCCAGACATTAGTGGATAAGTTTATGAAACTGGATTTGGAGGATCCTAACCTGGACTTGAACGTTTTCATGAGCCAGGAAGTGCTGCCTGCTGCCACCAGCATCCTCTGA
- the MSH5 gene encoding mutS protein homolog 5 isoform X1 yields the protein MASLGANPRRTPQGPGPEAASSGFPSPAPVPSPREAEEEEEELAEIHLCVLWNSGYLGIAYYDTSDSTIHFMPDAPDHESLKLLQRVLDEINPQSVVTSAKQDENMTRFLGKLASQEHREPKRPEIIFLPSVDFGLEISKQRLLSGNYSFIPDSMTATEKILFLSSIIPFDCLLTVRALGGLLKFLGRRRIGVELEDYNVSVPILGFKKFMLTHLVNIDQDTYSVLQIFKSESHPSVYKVASGLKEGLSLFGILNRCRCKWGEKLLRLWFTRPTHDLGELNSRLDVIQFFLLPQNLDMAQMLHRLLGHIKNVPLILKRMKLSHTKVSDWQVLYKTVYSALGLRDACRSLPQSIQLFRDIAQEFSDDLHHIASLIGKVVDFEGSLAENRFTVLPNIDPEIDEKKRRLMGLPNFLTEVARKELENLDSRIPSCSVIYIPLIGFLLSIPRLPSMVEASDFEINGLDFMFLSEEKLHYRSARTKELDALLGDLHCEIRDQETLLMYQLQCQVLARAAVLTRVLDLASRLDVLLALASAAQDYGYSRPRYSPQVLGVRIQNGRHPLMELCARTFVPNSTECGGDKGRVKVITGPNSSGKSIYLKQVGLITFMALVGSFVPAEEAEIGAVDAIFTRIHSCESISLGLSTFMIDLNQQVAKAVNNATAQSLVLIDEFGKGTNTVDGLALLAAVLRHWLARGPTCPHIFVATNFLSLVQLQLLPRGPLVQYLTMETCEDGNDLVFFYQVCEGVAKASHASHTAAQAGLPDKLVARGKEVSDLIRSGKPIKPVKDLLKKNQMENCQTLVDKFMKLDLEDPNLDLNVFMSQEVLPAATSIL from the exons ATGGCCTCCTTAGGAGCGAACCCAAGGAGGACACCGCAGGGACCGGGACCTGAGGCGGCCTCCTCCGGCTTCCCCAGCCCGGCCCCAGTGCCGAGCCCCAGGGAGGccgaagaggaggaggaggagctggccGAG ATCCATCTGTGTGTGCTGTGGAATTCAGGATACTTGGGCATTGCCTACTATGATACTAGTGACTCCACTATCCACTTCATGCCAGATGCCCCAGACCACGAGAGCCTCAAGCTTCTCCAGAGAG TTCTGGATGAGATCAATCCCCAGTCTGTTGTTACGAGTGCCAAACAGGATGAGAATATGACTCGATTTCTGGGAAAGCTTG CCTCCCAGGAGCACAGAGAGCCTAAAAGACCTGAAATCATATTTTTGCCAagtgtggattttg GTCTGGAGATAAGCAAACAACGTCTCCTTTCTGGAAACTACTCCTTCATCCCAGACTCCATGACTGCCACTGAGaaaatcctcttcctctcctccattATTCCCTTTGACTGCCTCCTCACA gttcgagcactTGGAGGGCTGCTGAAGTTCCTGGGTCGAAGAAGAATCGGGGTTGAACTGGAAGACTATAATGTCAGCGTCCCTATCCTGGGCTTTAAGAAATTTATGTT GACTCATCTGGTGAACATAGATCAAGACACTTACAG TGTTCTACAGATTTTTAAGAGTGAGTCTCACCCCTCAGTGTACAAAGTGGCCAGTGGACTGAAGGAGGGGCTCAGCCTCTTTG GAATCCTCAACAGATGCCGCTGTAAGTGGGGCGAGAAGCTGCTCAG GCTATGGTTCACACGTCCGACTCATGACCTGGGGGAACTCAATTCTCGTCTGGATGTCATTCAGTTTTTTCTGCTGCCCCAGAATCTGGACATGGCTCAGATGCTGCATCGGCTCCTGGGTCACATCAAGAACGTGCCT CTGATTCTGAAACGCATGAAGTTGTCCCACACCAAGGTCAGCGACTGGCAAGTTCTCTACAAG ACTGTGTACAGTGCCCTGGGCCTGAGGGATGCCTGCCGCTCCCTGCCACAGTCCATCCAGCTCTTTCGGGACATTGCCCAAGAGTTCTCTGATGACCTGCACCATATCGCCAGCCTCATTGGGAAAGTA GTGGACTTTGAGGGCAGCCTTGCTGAAAATCGCTTCACAGTCCTCCCCAACATAGATCCTGAAATTGATGAGA AAAAGAGAAGACTGATGGGACTTCCCAATTTCCTTACTGAGGTTGCCCGCAAGGAGCTGGAGAATCTGGACTCCCGTATTCCTTCATGCAGTGTCATCTACATCCCTCTG ATCGGCTTCCTTCTTTCTATTCCCCGCCTGCCTTCCATGGTAGAGGCCAGTGACTTTGAGATTAATGGACTGGACTTCATG TTTCTCTCAGAGGAGAAGCTACACTATCGTAGTGCCCGAACCAAGGAGCTGGATGCATTGCTGGGGGACCTGCACTGCGAGATCCGGG ACCAGGAGACGCTGCTGATGTACCAGCTGCAGTGCCAGGTGCTGGCACGAGCAGCTGTCTTAACCCGAGTATTGGACCTTGCCTCCCGCCTGGACGTCCTGCTGGCTCTTGCCAGTGCTGCCCAGGACTATGGCTACTCAAGGCCGCGTTACTCCCCACAAGTCCTTGGGGTACGAATCCAGAATGGCAG ACATCCTCTGATGGAACTCTGTGCCCGAACCTTTGTGCCCAACTCCACAGAATGTGGTGGGGACAAAGGGAGGGTCAAAGTCATCACTGGACCCAACTCATCAGGGAAGAGCATATACCTCAAACAG GTAGGCTTGATCACATTCATGGCCCTGGTAGGCAGCTTTGTGCCAGCAGAGGAGGCCGAAATTGGGGCAGTAGACGCCATCTTCACACGAATTcatagctgtgaatccatctccCTTGGCCTCTCCACCTTCATGATCGACCTCAACCAG CAGGTGGCGAAAGCAGTGAACAATGCCACTGCACAGTCGCTGGTCCTCATTGATGAATTTGGAAAGGGAACCAATACG GTGGATGGGCTCGCGCTTCTGGCTGCTGTGCTCCGACACTGGCTGGCACGTGGACCCACATGCCCCCACATCTTTGTGGCCACCAACTTTCTGAGCCTTGTTCAGCTACAGCTGCTGCCACGAGGGCCCCTGGTGCAGTATTTG aCCATGGAGACCTGTGAGGATGGCAACGACCTTGTCTTCTTCTATCAGGTTTGCGAAGGTGTTGCGAAGGCCAGCCATGCCTCCCAcacagctgcccaggctgggcttcctGACAAGCTTGTGGCTCGTGGCAAGGAG GTCTCAGACTTGATCCGCAGTGGAAAACCCATCAAGCCTGTCAAGGATTTGctaaagaagaaccaaatggaaaa ttGCCAGACATTAGTGGATAAGTTTATGAAACTGGATTTGGAGGATCCTAACCTGGACTTGAACGTTTTCATGAGCCAGGAAGTGCTGCCTGCTGCCACCAGCATCCTCTGA